Within the Flavobacterium sp. CG_23.5 genome, the region AATTGTATTGTGTAATGCAATTGATGATCGTCATATTGATCATTCAAAAGGCAGTAAATTAGTTTCGGATGCTTGTTTTTTATCAGGTTTGAGGAAAGTGGAGACGATTCTGGATGGTGAAATTCAAGCGGCATGGAGACCAAAGTTAGTTTATCATTATATTCAATGGAAAAATATTGAGCCTGACTTTGTAGTTGACATTTCGGGATTTACTGATAAGAAGATTGAAGCTATATTAGCTTATCGGTCGCAATTTTATGATGCCAATTCTAATGAACCGGAATCACCAATTACCAGTAAAAACTTCTTTGAAAGCCTAAATTACCGTTCGCAGGATTTAGGAAGACTCGTAGGCGTAGATCATGCCGAAGGTTTTACAGTTGAAAGATATTTGGCAGTCAATAGCTTAGCAGATTTGAGGTAATTTTGCTGTAAATTTTTAAAAAAATTATTTGCAAAAGTAAACTTATGTTGTATATTTGCCACCGCTAAGCATTATGGTGGTTGTAGCTCAGTTGGTTAGAGCATCGGTTTGTGGTACCGAGGGTCGCGGGTTCGAGCCCCGTCTCCCACCCAAAAAGGCAAAAGCCTCGAAGAAATTCGAGGCTTTTTTTGTGGAAATTAATTTCTTAATTTAATTCCATATTTTGAAATTATAATAAATAGATTAGACGATAAAAATATTTGCAATTGTTACCGTTTGAGCTGTCGTTAAAGGCTCATCATAAGCTTCAGATCCAGCGGCCGCTCCAAAAAGTGTAGCTGTATTGTAACCCGCTTGAGTTGTCACTTGTTCCCCGTCATATACAGCTTGTGTTGCAGCTGGCATTCCTGCCCCTCTTTCGTTTCCAGTTATCCATCCTTTCAAGCCACGTAACCTTCTCACTTCTGAGGCATGTCGCGCTTCCACTGAATGAATTTGTAATGCAGCAGTCAGTAAATCCGGAGCTGAAATTAGATTTGCGGCTTGTCCTTTATACGCACGTACTCCAGTATCCTCAAATGCTTGTGCTAATGCCAAGAACTGTGCGTATGCTGCCGTTTTTCCAATACCAGTAGCATTAAAAGGATCAAATGCACCGCCAACTGTAAAGTCAAATGTTGGTTTGGCAACAAAATTAGGACTTCCAGCTCCACCTAAACCTGCAATAAGGAAGCTTACGTGATCCGTTTCATGCGCAGAAATTTGCATAAATACTTTTTCATCTCGGCCACCCGTAGGAATCACACCTGATGCTAACCCCATAATATAGTATTCTTTTTCTAAATATTCCAGGGTTAGCGCCAGTTGTAGGGCCCCAATTGGTGTTGAGGGCGTCGGGTTGATATCAGCAGCGGATGCTTTTGTTGAAGTCAGCGCAGCAAGTCCAAAAGGTATTGCAGCTAGTACGCTGTTTTTACCGAATTGTCCAAATTGAGTGAAACTGTCTCTTCTTGAACCTTTACCGTTCATTAAATTTTCGTTGGTAAACGGCTCTAAAAATTTTAATATATTCATAATAATAAGTTTTAGGTAAGGTTTATGGTAAAAATTGTGCTGTAAAAGCAGTTGTGATAAATCCACCAGCGATTGGCAGAACTTGAGAAGGAGTTTTCATTACGTCCAGTCCAGTACTAGTGTTTATTACGTCATCACCCGCAAAATCATTTGAATTAGGGTTGATTAAACTTCGTATTGCGGAGGCATGTCTTGCTTCAACAGAAACAATTTTTCCTGCTAGCAATAAATAATCAGGATTCGTCAGCAATCTTCCTGCTCCATTATATGCAGCTACCCCAGTATCTTCCAACGCCTTTGAAGTTGCTAAAACTTCCGCACGGCTGTTAAAATTCAAGGTTCCATAATTAAAAGCCAAATTAGGAAGTAATTGAAGGCTTGGATTAGGCAGAGCACCCGTCAATGCCGCCTTGAAAAATTCGCGATGAATTACCTCATGATTGTATAAATCGGTTAGAACTTCTTGTTCTGTCGAATTAAATACAGTTCTGAAATTGCTCGCATTAACCACTTTGGTATAAAAATCAGCTTCCAGCTGTTCCAAAGCATACGCATAACTAAGTACGCCTAAATCATTACCGCCTAAATCGAATTTTCCATTTCGAACCCCAGGTAGTTTGTCATCTGTTGGGGAAGAATTGTCATCATCATTACATCCCATCATAATCAGCCCGGTGCTGGCAACGACTAGTCCGCTGATTTTAAGAAATTCCCGTCGTCCTTTGAGAGGAGAGGAACTTACTTCATGAATTTTAACTTCATTTTTCATAATTTAACATTTAAAAATTAGTAATAGAATTTATTAAACACTGCATTTATTTTGACTTACTGTGAATTTGGAATCTTACGATTAATGTGTATTCAAAAAAAAATATATTTTAGAAAAGGTGCTGACTTTAGAAATTATCCGTTGGTTATTTGAATGTTAATAATTGAATAAAAATTAAATTATTTTCCATGCTTTTCAGAACAATTTGATATAGGTATTTTAGTATAAATTAATAGTCCGTGAATTATGTTTTTATGATATCCCTAATTTTTTTAAAGATTTCGTATTGATTTAAAACTTTTTCAAAATCAAATTTAATCTTAAATTTTAAAAAAAAACTTATATAATTTGCCGAAAAACTTATATAATTTTTCCTAAACCACTATTTAATAATAAGTTAGATTTAGTTTGTACAGGCTGAGTACAGTTTTTATTAAATTTAATGTTTAGAAAAATGTAGTGCTAAAATTGAAAAAGTTTTAAAGAAAACGTTTCGATATTGTTACAAAGTACTATTTCAATGGTTTGTTTTTTTGCTAAAAGAGCGCAATTTTCCAGAGAAAGTTCATAGGACAGTTTAAAATTATCTACTTGACACTTCAAGTTTTAAATGAAAGGAAAAGCCGTTTTTAAACAAGAAATGTCCCAAAAAGGTAAAGCCTCGAAGAATTTCGAGGCTTTTTTGTAAAAACAAATTTCTTAATTTAAAATTTGAAATTCATTGAATTATATTCTTGAAATTATAAGCAATACTTACACGATGAACAGATTTGCGATAGTTACTGTTTCAACAGTTGTTAAGGGCTCATCATAAGATTCAGATCCTGCGGCTGCTCCAAAAAGTGTGGCTGTATTATAACCCGCCTGAGTTGTGAGTTCTTCGCCATTATATACAGCTTGTGTTGCAGCTGGCATTCCTGCCCCTCTTTCGTTTCCGGTTATCCATCCTTTTAAGCCACGTAACCTTCTCACTTCTGAGGCATGTCGCGCTTCAACTGAATGAATTTGTAATGCAGCAGTCAATAAATCCGGAGCTGAAATTAGATTTGTAGCTTGTCCTTTGTACGCTCGTACTCCAGTATCTTCAAATGCTTGTGCTAATGCTAAGAATTGTGCGTATGCAGCAGTATTTCCAATCCCAGTAGCATTAAAGGGATCGAATGCACCGCCAACAGTAAAGTCAAAAGTGGGTTTGGCAACAAAATTCGGACTTCCAGCTCCACCTAAACCTGCAATCAGGAAGGTTACGTGATCTGTTTCATGCGCTGAAATTTGCATAAATACTTTTTCATCTCGGCCACCCGTTGGAATCACACCTGATGCTAACCCCATAAGATAGAATTCTTTTTCTAAATATTCAAGTGTCAAAGCCAGTTGTAAGGCTCCAATTGGAGTGGAGGGTGTAGGGCTAA harbors:
- a CDS encoding ferritin-like domain-containing protein; this encodes MNILKFLEPFTNDNLMNGKGSRRDSFNFFGQLGKNAAYAAIPFGLAALTSTKASAADISPTPSTPIGALQLALTLEYLEKEFYLMGLASGVIPTGGRDEKVFMQISAHETDHVTFLIAGLGGAGSPNFVAKPTFDFTVGGAFDPFNATGIGNTAAYAQFLALAQAFEDTGVRAYKGQATNLISAPDLLTAALQIHSVEARHASEVRRLRGLKGWITGNERGAGMPAATQAVYNGEELTTQAGYNTATLFGAAAGSESYDEPLTTVETVTIANLFIV
- the bshB1 gene encoding bacillithiol biosynthesis deacetylase BshB1, which produces MKLDILAFGAHPDDVELGCAGTILKEISLGKKVGIIDLTHGELGTRGSAEIRDQEANDAAEILGVSVRENLSMRDGFFVNDEKHQLEIIKMIRKYQPEIVLCNAIDDRHIDHSKGSKLVSDACFLSGLRKVETILDGEIQAAWRPKLVYHYIQWKNIEPDFVVDISGFTDKKIEAILAYRSQFYDANSNEPESPITSKNFFESLNYRSQDLGRLVGVDHAEGFTVERYLAVNSLADLR
- a CDS encoding ferritin-like domain-containing protein; this encodes MKNEVKIHEVSSSPLKGRREFLKISGLVVASTGLIMMGCNDDDNSSPTDDKLPGVRNGKFDLGGNDLGVLSYAYALEQLEADFYTKVVNASNFRTVFNSTEQEVLTDLYNHEVIHREFFKAALTGALPNPSLQLLPNLAFNYGTLNFNSRAEVLATSKALEDTGVAAYNGAGRLLTNPDYLLLAGKIVSVEARHASAIRSLINPNSNDFAGDDVINTSTGLDVMKTPSQVLPIAGGFITTAFTAQFLP
- a CDS encoding ferritin-like domain-containing protein, with protein sequence MNILKFLEPFTNENLMNGKGSRRDSFTQFGQFGKNSVLAAIPFGLAALTSTKASAADINPTPSTPIGALQLALTLEYLEKEYYIMGLASGVIPTGGRDEKVFMQISAHETDHVSFLIAGLGGAGSPNFVAKPTFDFTVGGAFDPFNATGIGKTAAYAQFLALAQAFEDTGVRAYKGQAANLISAPDLLTAALQIHSVEARHASEVRRLRGLKGWITGNERGAGMPAATQAVYDGEQVTTQAGYNTATLFGAAAGSEAYDEPLTTAQTVTIANIFIV